The Hymenobacter sp. 5317J-9 genome has a window encoding:
- a CDS encoding DUF962 domain-containing protein: MSALPLTFAEFYPRYLREHSRRGTRVLHFMGTTLFLACLVMLGISGNWQWLVAGIVAAYGLAWVGHFFVEHNRPATFQHPWFSLLGDFKMYADLWRGREKF; encoded by the coding sequence ATGTCGGCCCTGCCCCTCACTTTCGCCGAGTTCTATCCGCGCTACCTGCGCGAACACAGCCGGCGCGGCACCCGGGTGCTGCATTTTATGGGCACGACGCTATTTCTGGCGTGCTTGGTCATGCTGGGCATCAGCGGCAACTGGCAGTGGCTGGTGGCGGGTATTGTGGCCGCCTACGGGCTGGCTTGGGTGGGGCACTTCTTCGTGGAGCACAACCGGCCGGCCACGTTTCAACACCCCTGGTTTTCGCTGCTTGGCGATTTTAAAATGTACGCCGACCTGTGGCGCGGCCGCGAGAAATTCTAA
- a CDS encoding GNAT family N-acetyltransferase: MAFVPAVCPPRTPAEWAAYYQLRFEVLRRPWQQPLGSEHVPADDEPGTFHALLLADEEAATPTALAVGMLQPTGAGQGQLRFMAVAPEAAGAGLGSRIVAYLEQQARAAGLREIILHSRDSAVGFYEKHGYAVVEPSHVLFGVIPHFLMRKQL, translated from the coding sequence ATGGCCTTTGTTCCTGCCGTTTGCCCGCCCCGCACACCCGCCGAGTGGGCCGCCTACTACCAGCTGCGCTTCGAGGTGCTGCGCCGCCCCTGGCAGCAGCCCTTGGGCTCCGAACACGTGCCCGCTGATGACGAGCCCGGCACCTTCCACGCGCTACTGCTTGCCGATGAAGAAGCGGCAACGCCCACTGCGCTGGCCGTGGGCATGCTGCAGCCCACCGGCGCTGGCCAGGGGCAGCTGCGCTTCATGGCGGTGGCGCCCGAGGCGGCCGGTGCCGGCCTGGGCAGCCGCATAGTGGCCTACCTGGAACAGCAGGCCCGGGCCGCTGGCCTGCGCGAAATCATCCTGCACTCGCGCGACTCGGCGGTGGGCTTTTATGAAAAGCATGGCTATGCGGTGGTGGAGCCCTCACACGTGCTGTTTGGGGTCATTCCGCATTTTCTGATGCGCAAGCAGCTTTAG
- a CDS encoding DsbA family oxidoreductase has translation MKVEIWSDVVCPFCYVGKRKFENALKAFAHRDEVEVVWHSFELDPNFEAVPGMTIHEHLANKKGVSPAEGRRMNDYMTNVAKEVGLNYDFEKAIPANTFLAHQLIHLGAHHGKQDATKERLFAAYYTEGQNIGDLDTLVQLGTEVGLDATEIREALTAGTYANAVRLDEYQAQQINVRGVPFFVFEDKYAVSGAQPTELFAEVLEKVYDEFKPAKPALVSIADGPACGPEGCD, from the coding sequence ATGAAAGTTGAAATCTGGTCCGACGTCGTTTGCCCGTTCTGCTACGTCGGCAAGCGCAAGTTTGAGAATGCACTGAAAGCCTTCGCGCACCGCGACGAGGTAGAAGTTGTCTGGCACAGCTTCGAGCTGGACCCCAACTTTGAGGCCGTGCCCGGCATGACCATTCACGAGCACCTAGCCAACAAGAAGGGCGTTTCGCCCGCCGAGGGCCGCCGCATGAACGACTACATGACCAACGTAGCCAAGGAAGTCGGCCTGAACTACGACTTCGAGAAAGCCATCCCGGCCAACACCTTCCTGGCGCACCAGCTCATTCACCTCGGCGCCCACCACGGCAAGCAAGACGCCACCAAGGAGCGCCTTTTTGCCGCCTACTACACCGAAGGCCAGAACATCGGCGACCTCGACACACTGGTGCAGCTCGGCACTGAAGTGGGCCTCGACGCCACCGAAATTCGCGAAGCCCTCACGGCCGGCACCTACGCCAACGCCGTGCGCCTCGACGAATACCAGGCCCAGCAAATCAACGTGCGCGGCGTGCCTTTCTTTGTGTTTGAGGACAAATACGCCGTGTCCGGCGCCCAGCCCACGGAGCTTTTCGCCGAGGTGCTGGAAAAGGTGTATGACGAGTTCAAGCCCGCCAAGCCCGCGCTGGTATCCATCGCCGATGGCCCGGCCTGTGGCCCGGAAGGTTGTGACTAA
- a CDS encoding metal-dependent hydrolase — protein MRGSSHLAIGLITGVAIAGLVPGLPFSLPGIALAGFSSLAPDLDHPESRLSKRLGFTQNYVRWAFAAGALAIAAYAYFQLRAGSEQRLYYTVALAFGLIGVGMQGGSARRLALLFTGLGTVVAGLYTEQLWLSLLGTFVALAPFTAHRSWTHTIWATALWTYIGHLANQHLGWHGVALFAGGGYASHLVADTLTKAGVRWFLPVSDYSFKIPLISTGSASGNMLEVAICAGYGLLVLGLVVGRMGF, from the coding sequence ATGCGCGGTTCTTCTCACCTGGCCATTGGCCTCATCACCGGCGTGGCCATTGCGGGGCTGGTGCCGGGCCTGCCATTCTCGCTGCCCGGCATTGCCCTGGCCGGCTTTTCCAGCCTCGCCCCCGACCTCGACCACCCCGAAAGCCGCCTCAGCAAGCGCCTCGGCTTCACGCAGAACTACGTGCGCTGGGCTTTTGCCGCCGGCGCCTTGGCCATCGCGGCCTACGCCTATTTCCAGCTGCGGGCAGGCTCCGAGCAGCGGCTCTACTACACCGTGGCGCTGGCGTTTGGCCTGATTGGCGTGGGCATGCAGGGCGGCTCGGCGCGGCGGCTGGCGTTGCTGTTTACGGGCCTGGGCACGGTGGTGGCGGGCCTTTACACCGAGCAGCTCTGGCTAAGTTTATTGGGCACGTTTGTGGCGCTGGCGCCTTTCACCGCGCACCGTTCCTGGACGCACACCATCTGGGCTACGGCGCTCTGGACCTATATCGGCCACCTGGCCAACCAGCACCTGGGCTGGCACGGCGTGGCGCTGTTTGCCGGCGGTGGCTACGCCTCGCATCTGGTGGCCGATACCCTCACCAAAGCGGGCGTACGGTGGTTTTTGCCCGTTTCCGACTATTCCTTTAAGATACCGCTCATCAGCACCGGGTCGGCTTCGGGCAACATGCTGGAGGTGGCCATTTGCGCCGGCTACGGCCTGCTGGTGCTGGGGCTGGTGGTGGGCCGCATGGGGTTCTAA
- a CDS encoding T9SS type A sorting domain-containing protein yields MTTKAAGAAAKPLGAQSASAINGNLVSAYPNPAQNVLTVQAQLASKSQVQVSLINLVGQAVISTTTNVADVQRGLELNTSSLAAGLYVVRITTSEGIFTTKVQVKH; encoded by the coding sequence GTGACGACCAAAGCAGCAGGAGCGGCCGCTAAGCCGTTGGGCGCCCAGAGCGCCAGCGCCATCAACGGCAACCTGGTGTCGGCCTACCCCAACCCGGCCCAGAACGTGCTGACCGTGCAGGCCCAACTGGCCAGCAAGTCGCAAGTACAGGTGAGCCTCATCAACCTAGTGGGCCAGGCCGTGATTTCGACCACGACCAACGTGGCCGACGTGCAGCGTGGCCTCGAGCTGAACACCAGCTCGCTGGCCGCCGGCCTCTACGTGGTGCGCATCACCACGTCGGAAGGTATCTTCACCACCAAAGTGCAGGTGAAACACTAA
- a CDS encoding YajQ family cyclic di-GMP-binding protein, translating into MASFDIVSKVDPQTLENAVNTAQKELQTRYDLRDTKGGIELNKKENTILLSSENSMRIKALEDILLGRVVKQGIDGTSLDFTADEQPSGQLIKKTIKVRAGVDKEFGRKIIKAIKDAKVKVEAQMQDDQVRVTSKKIDDLQAAIAVLRKADIGLPLQFVNMKS; encoded by the coding sequence ATGGCCTCCTTCGACATTGTGAGCAAAGTGGACCCGCAAACCCTGGAAAATGCGGTGAACACGGCCCAGAAAGAACTCCAGACCCGCTACGACCTGCGCGACACCAAGGGCGGCATCGAACTCAACAAAAAGGAAAACACCATCCTGCTGTCGTCCGAAAACTCCATGCGCATCAAGGCCCTCGAAGACATTCTGCTGGGCCGCGTGGTGAAGCAGGGCATCGACGGCACCAGCCTCGATTTCACGGCCGACGAGCAGCCCAGCGGCCAGCTCATCAAGAAAACCATCAAGGTGCGTGCCGGCGTCGACAAGGAGTTCGGCCGCAAAATCATCAAGGCCATCAAGGACGCCAAGGTGAAGGTGGAAGCCCAGATGCAGGACGACCAGGTGCGCGTGACGTCCAAAAAAATCGACGACCTGCAGGCCGCCATCGCCGTGTTGCGCAAGGCCGACATCGGCCTGCCCCTGCAATTCGTGAACATGAAATCCTAA
- the mfd gene encoding transcription-repair coupling factor codes for MQVADFLRLYRLSPELQTLAARLRGAAKPDPSSVRLHLRGLVGSQDAVVAAAVAHGQHPHVFVLHDKDEAAYFLSDLQHLLPEGPEALLFPSSYKRAYQFDETENANVLMRAEVLNRVNTTRVAAAGNSVFIVTYPEALTEKVINRQSLVKNTFNAKVGDKLDVNFLGELLGEYDFEKTDFVYEAGQYAVRGGIVDVFSYANELPFRLELFGDEIESIRTFNPETQLSVEPRPNISIIPNVQTKMLHETREAFFDFLPRTACIWLKDVRQTLDVVSELYEKAEANFEQMLSEAHGMQIVSKPADLFESGKNFKKLLDEFAVVEFGKRFHFKNAETFQFTAKPQPSFNKEFERMAKNLRENQLRNFTTIIASDTVRQADRLRTIFDELDNNVQFQHLLLALREGYVDEQLELAVYTDHQLFERYYRAQETKKFSKKKALTLRELKTLQPGDYVTHQDYGIARFAGLTQVDINGQIQEAIRLVYRDDDVLTVSIHALHKIAKYSGAEGAPPTMSKLGSPEWENKKKSVKKKVKDIAADLIRLYAKRKTAPGFAFSPDGFMQAELESSFIYEDTPDQAKATEDVKNDMQQPHPMDRLVCGDVGFGKTEVAIRAAFKAVADGKQAAVLVPTTILAMQHYKTFRDRLATLPVTVEYINRFKTTKQIKETLQRVAEGKTDILIGTHRLTNKDIKFKDLGLLVIDEEQKFGVKTKDKLKELKVNVDTLTLSATPIPRTLHFSLMGARDLSVIATPPPNRQPVQTELHVFDEILIRDAVARELKRGGQVFFVHNRVKDLDEQAAMILRMVPDARITTIHGQMEGDMLEKRMMKFVEGEYDVLVSTNLIESGLDIPNANTIIINRAHLHGLSDLHQMRGRVGRSNRKAYCYLLTPPVANLPSDARKRLSTLEEFSDLGAGFNVAMRDLDIRGAGNLLGGEQSGFINDLGYETYHQILDEAVTELKETEFRDLFLGDSSQRLQMAAGAGRSRECNVETDQQVLIPEKYVSNVSERLQLYAKLDRAQKPEELQKLLTSMTDRFGPLPPEVEQLADIVRLRWQACKVGFTKITLKRDTLKGYLSASEEHKAYFQGEQFGTILNYVQTHPRTAKLKEHKEQLIVTFDEVRSIQQAKRVLSELGSEEAVTA; via the coding sequence GTGCAAGTAGCCGACTTTCTTCGCCTCTATCGCCTTTCGCCCGAGCTGCAAACCCTGGCCGCCCGCCTGCGCGGCGCCGCCAAGCCCGACCCCAGCAGCGTGCGCCTGCACCTGCGCGGCCTGGTGGGCAGCCAGGACGCCGTGGTGGCCGCCGCCGTGGCCCACGGCCAGCACCCGCACGTGTTCGTGCTGCACGACAAAGACGAGGCGGCCTATTTTCTCTCCGACCTGCAGCACCTGCTGCCGGAAGGGCCCGAGGCGCTGCTGTTTCCCAGTTCCTACAAGCGGGCCTACCAGTTCGACGAGACGGAAAATGCCAACGTGTTGATGCGCGCCGAAGTGCTGAACCGGGTGAACACGACGCGCGTGGCCGCGGCCGGTAATAGCGTGTTCATTGTGACGTATCCGGAGGCGCTCACGGAGAAGGTCATCAACCGGCAGAGCTTGGTAAAGAACACCTTCAACGCCAAGGTGGGCGACAAGCTGGACGTGAATTTTCTGGGCGAGTTGCTGGGCGAGTACGATTTCGAGAAGACGGATTTTGTGTACGAGGCGGGGCAGTACGCGGTGCGCGGCGGCATCGTGGACGTGTTTAGCTACGCGAATGAGCTGCCGTTCCGACTGGAATTGTTTGGTGATGAAATCGAGAGCATTCGGACGTTTAATCCCGAAACGCAGCTGTCGGTGGAGCCGCGGCCCAACATCAGCATCATCCCGAACGTGCAAACCAAGATGCTGCACGAGACGCGGGAGGCTTTTTTCGATTTTCTGCCGCGCACGGCCTGCATTTGGCTGAAAGACGTGCGGCAGACGCTCGACGTGGTGAGCGAGCTGTACGAGAAGGCCGAAGCTAACTTCGAGCAAATGCTCAGTGAGGCGCACGGCATGCAGATTGTGAGCAAGCCGGCCGATTTGTTTGAGTCGGGCAAGAATTTTAAGAAGCTGCTCGATGAGTTTGCGGTGGTGGAATTTGGCAAGCGCTTCCACTTCAAGAATGCCGAAACGTTTCAGTTTACGGCCAAGCCGCAGCCGAGCTTTAACAAGGAATTTGAGCGCATGGCCAAGAACCTGCGCGAAAACCAGCTGCGGAATTTTACCACGATAATTGCCTCCGATACCGTGCGGCAGGCCGACCGGCTGCGCACCATTTTCGACGAGCTGGACAACAACGTGCAGTTTCAGCACCTGCTGCTGGCCTTGCGCGAGGGCTACGTGGACGAGCAGTTGGAGCTGGCCGTGTACACCGACCACCAGCTGTTTGAGCGCTACTACCGGGCCCAGGAAACCAAGAAGTTTTCGAAAAAGAAAGCCCTGACCCTGCGCGAGCTGAAAACCCTGCAGCCCGGCGACTACGTGACGCACCAGGACTACGGCATTGCGCGTTTTGCGGGCCTGACGCAGGTGGATATCAACGGGCAGATTCAGGAGGCCATTCGGCTGGTGTACCGGGATGACGACGTGCTGACGGTGAGCATTCACGCTCTGCACAAGATTGCGAAGTACAGCGGCGCGGAGGGCGCGCCGCCGACGATGAGCAAGCTGGGCTCACCGGAGTGGGAGAACAAGAAAAAGTCGGTAAAGAAAAAGGTAAAGGACATCGCGGCCGACCTCATTCGGCTGTATGCCAAGCGCAAGACGGCGCCGGGCTTCGCCTTTTCGCCCGACGGCTTCATGCAGGCCGAGTTGGAATCGAGCTTCATTTACGAGGACACGCCCGACCAGGCCAAGGCCACCGAGGACGTGAAAAACGATATGCAGCAGCCCCACCCCATGGACCGGCTGGTGTGCGGCGACGTGGGTTTTGGCAAAACCGAAGTGGCCATCCGGGCGGCCTTCAAGGCCGTGGCCGATGGCAAGCAGGCGGCCGTGCTGGTGCCCACCACCATCCTGGCCATGCAGCATTACAAGACCTTCCGCGACCGGCTGGCTACGCTGCCCGTGACGGTGGAGTACATCAACCGCTTCAAAACCACCAAGCAGATTAAGGAAACGCTGCAGCGCGTGGCTGAGGGCAAAACCGATATTCTCATCGGCACGCACCGGCTGACGAATAAGGACATCAAGTTCAAAGACCTGGGCCTGCTGGTGATTGACGAGGAGCAGAAATTCGGGGTGAAAACCAAGGACAAGCTCAAGGAGCTGAAGGTGAACGTGGACACACTTACACTGTCGGCCACGCCCATTCCGCGCACGCTGCACTTCTCGCTGATGGGCGCCCGCGACCTGAGCGTGATTGCCACGCCGCCGCCCAACCGCCAGCCGGTGCAAACGGAGCTGCACGTGTTCGACGAGATTCTGATTCGCGACGCCGTGGCGCGGGAGCTGAAGCGCGGCGGGCAGGTATTTTTCGTGCACAACCGCGTGAAGGACCTCGACGAGCAGGCCGCCATGATACTGCGCATGGTGCCCGATGCCCGCATCACCACCATTCACGGGCAGATGGAGGGCGACATGCTCGAAAAACGCATGATGAAGTTTGTGGAAGGCGAATACGACGTGCTGGTGAGCACCAACCTGATTGAGTCGGGTCTCGACATTCCCAACGCCAACACCATCATCATCAACCGCGCCCACCTGCACGGCCTGAGCGACTTGCACCAGATGCGCGGCCGCGTGGGCCGCTCCAACCGCAAGGCATACTGTTACCTGCTCACGCCGCCGGTGGCCAACCTGCCAAGCGACGCTCGCAAGCGCCTGAGCACGCTGGAGGAGTTTTCGGACCTGGGCGCGGGCTTCAACGTGGCCATGCGCGACCTGGATATTCGCGGCGCGGGCAACCTGCTGGGCGGCGAGCAGTCGGGCTTCATCAACGACCTGGGCTACGAAACCTACCACCAGATTCTGGACGAGGCCGTGACCGAGCTGAAGGAAACCGAATTCCGCGACCTGTTTCTGGGCGACTCCAGCCAACGCCTGCAAATGGCGGCCGGCGCGGGCCGCAGCCGCGAGTGCAACGTGGAAACGGACCAGCAGGTGCTCATCCCGGAGAAGTACGTGAGCAACGTGTCGGAGCGCCTGCAGCTCTACGCTAAGCTCGACCGCGCCCAGAAACCGGAGGAGCTGCAGAAGCTGCTCACCAGCATGACGGACCGTTTCGGCCCGCTGCCGCCCGAGGTGGAGCAGCTGGCCGACATCGTGCGCCTGCGCTGGCAGGCCTGCAAGGTGGGCTTCACCAAAATCACGCTGAAGCGCGACACGCTGAAGGGCTATCTGTCCGCCAGCGAGGAGCACAAGGCCTACTTTCAGGGCGAGCAGTTCGGCACCATCCTCAACTACGTGCAGACGCACCCGCGCACCGCTAAACTCAAGGAGCACAAGGAGCAGCTTATTGTAACGTTCGACGAGGTGCGGTCCATTCAGCAGGCCAAACGCGTGCTCAGCGAGTTGGGCAGCGAGGAAGCCGTGACGGCATAA
- a CDS encoding PaaI family thioesterase: MSDSRPAPELAAMVAAYNHMNHYGRANGMALTVPEPGQAEYRMTVRDEHLSSPNTCHGGVLAGLMDAALGAAALSLAFTTLEFVSTVEFKMNYLHAVHLHDVLVARGAVDHAGNTLVVSSCVIYRVKPGQEDVAVARGLGTFNRYPATKRDFAKLVLQ, from the coding sequence GTGTCCGACTCCCGCCCCGCTCCCGAACTGGCCGCCATGGTGGCCGCCTACAACCACATGAACCACTACGGCCGCGCCAACGGCATGGCCCTCACCGTGCCCGAGCCCGGCCAGGCCGAATACCGCATGACCGTGCGCGATGAGCACCTCTCCTCCCCCAACACCTGCCACGGCGGCGTGCTGGCCGGCCTCATGGACGCGGCCCTGGGCGCGGCGGCCTTGTCGCTGGCTTTCACCACGCTGGAATTTGTGTCGACGGTGGAGTTCAAGATGAACTACTTGCACGCCGTGCACCTGCACGACGTGCTGGTGGCGCGCGGCGCGGTCGACCACGCCGGCAACACGTTGGTGGTGAGCAGCTGCGTCATCTACCGCGTGAAACCCGGCCAGGAAGACGTGGCCGTGGCCCGCGGCCTGGGCACCTTCAACCGCTACCCGGCCACCAAGCGGGACTTTGCCAAACTGGTGCTGCAGTAA
- a CDS encoding glyoxalase yields MEPAIKSIRPFLGALNFDVSRSFYTALGFREGVLSPTLSVFSAGSFAFYLQNAYVADWVDNTMVFLEVDDVDRYWAQLVALDLSAAYPGVKLLPVKTFDWGKECFLHDPSGVLWHIGEFAR; encoded by the coding sequence ATGGAGCCGGCCATCAAATCCATTCGCCCGTTTCTCGGCGCGCTCAATTTCGACGTTTCCCGAAGCTTTTACACCGCCCTGGGCTTTCGGGAGGGCGTGCTGTCGCCCACGCTGTCGGTGTTTTCGGCGGGCAGTTTCGCCTTCTACCTACAAAACGCCTACGTGGCCGACTGGGTCGACAACACGATGGTGTTTCTGGAAGTAGACGACGTGGACCGCTACTGGGCCCAGCTCGTGGCCCTCGACCTGTCCGCGGCCTACCCCGGTGTGAAACTACTGCCCGTAAAGACTTTTGATTGGGGCAAGGAGTGCTTCTTGCACGACCCTTCCGGCGTGCTGTGGCACATTGGGGAGTTTGCGCGGTAG
- a CDS encoding NYN domain-containing protein — protein sequence MNSPLIRVGVFYDGNYFLKISDYYYFQHERKARISLEGLHEYIRHQVAEEEDVDVRLAQITDAHFFRGRLSATEARDKDRLFHDRLLDDILMNLGVQTHYMALKTRDGRLQEKGIDVWLSLEALELALHKTLDVVVLIAGDSDYVPLIRKLNTVGTRVMLLNWDFKYEDFKGETRVTRASQQLLEQVTYPVAMHDVIDRGLQQQDEVVEALFVNQTEPAAFAPSTAAAPKLARPTGPTAAGPVGTLGMSTIKNLKNGFGFVVMPPNNLFFSYADLTEGDFNDLREGDWVEFTVGRNHRDEDCARNVRKVPAPQMSDGEDDYEPVNVHASAEL from the coding sequence ATGAACAGCCCTTTGATTCGGGTTGGTGTCTTCTATGACGGCAACTATTTTCTAAAAATTAGCGACTACTACTATTTCCAGCACGAGCGCAAGGCCCGCATTAGCCTCGAAGGACTGCACGAATACATCCGCCACCAGGTAGCCGAAGAAGAGGACGTGGACGTGCGCTTGGCGCAGATTACCGACGCCCACTTCTTCCGCGGCCGCCTCTCCGCCACCGAAGCCCGCGACAAAGACCGGCTGTTTCACGACCGCCTGCTCGACGATATCCTGATGAACCTCGGCGTGCAAACGCACTACATGGCCCTGAAAACCCGCGACGGCCGCCTGCAGGAAAAAGGCATCGACGTGTGGCTCTCGCTCGAAGCCCTGGAATTGGCCCTGCACAAAACCCTCGACGTGGTGGTGCTCATCGCCGGCGACTCCGATTACGTGCCCCTCATCCGCAAGCTCAACACCGTGGGCACCCGCGTGATGCTGCTGAACTGGGATTTCAAATACGAAGATTTCAAGGGCGAAACCCGTGTCACGCGCGCCTCGCAGCAGCTGCTGGAGCAGGTGACTTACCCCGTGGCCATGCACGACGTCATCGACCGCGGCCTGCAGCAGCAGGACGAAGTGGTGGAAGCCCTGTTTGTGAACCAGACCGAGCCCGCCGCCTTCGCGCCCAGCACCGCCGCGGCGCCCAAACTGGCCCGCCCCACCGGCCCCACCGCCGCTGGCCCCGTGGGCACGCTCGGCATGAGCACCATCAAAAACCTCAAAAACGGCTTTGGCTTCGTGGTGATGCCGCCGAACAACCTGTTCTTCAGCTACGCCGACCTGACCGAGGGTGATTTCAACGACCTGCGCGAAGGCGACTGGGTAGAGTTCACCGTGGGCCGCAACCACCGCGACGAAGACTGCGCCCGCAACGTGCGCAAAGTGCCCGCCCCGCAAATGAGCGACGGCGAGGACGACTACGAGCCCGTAAACGTGCACGCGTCTGCTGAGCTGTAA
- a CDS encoding TerC family protein, which yields MYDFGAFAHAATWVSLLTLTFMEIVLGIDNIIFISIVVNRLPKEMQARGRTIGLLLALMFRIGLLLSISWIVSLRNPLFHLPDFPWLDQPFGVTGRDLILLAGGLFLMYKSTTEIHTKLQGEEEDEASGGPKATMMSVILQIIVIDIVFSFDSILTAVGLVDNVLVMIAAVICAMGIMLSFSGVVANFVNNNPTIKMLALSFLIMIGFMLVMEAAHKEVEKGYLYFAMAFSLVVELLNLRLRKKSKPVHLRDSKFD from the coding sequence GTGTACGATTTCGGAGCCTTTGCCCACGCCGCTACCTGGGTTAGTTTGCTGACCCTCACGTTTATGGAAATCGTGTTGGGCATCGACAACATCATCTTCATCTCCATCGTCGTCAACCGGCTGCCCAAAGAGATGCAGGCGCGCGGGCGCACCATCGGGCTGCTGCTGGCGCTCATGTTTCGCATCGGCCTGCTGCTGAGCATTTCCTGGATTGTGAGCCTGCGCAATCCCTTGTTTCACCTGCCCGATTTTCCGTGGCTGGACCAGCCCTTTGGCGTGACCGGGCGCGACCTGATTCTGCTGGCGGGTGGCTTGTTTTTGATGTATAAGAGCACCACCGAAATCCACACCAAGCTGCAGGGCGAAGAAGAGGACGAGGCCAGCGGCGGCCCCAAAGCCACGATGATGAGCGTGATTCTGCAAATCATCGTCATCGACATCGTGTTCAGCTTCGACTCCATCCTCACCGCCGTGGGCCTGGTCGACAACGTGCTGGTGATGATTGCGGCGGTGATTTGCGCCATGGGCATCATGTTGAGCTTCAGCGGCGTGGTGGCCAACTTCGTCAACAACAACCCCACCATCAAGATGCTGGCCCTGTCCTTCCTCATCATGATTGGCTTCATGCTGGTGATGGAAGCGGCCCACAAAGAGGTCGAAAAAGGCTACTTGTACTTTGCCATGGCCTTCTCGCTGGTGGTGGAGCTGCTCAACCTGCGCCTGCGCAAAAAGAGCAAGCCCGTGCACCTGCGCGATTCGAAGTTCGATTAA
- a CDS encoding DUF6624 domain-containing protein, translated as MKVVVLLLLLISVAGSARAQTKPNPALKRELDSLYAADQRWRLMLFDRRISRRPDSLATALGVPKDQLQPYIIGQMLRTDSANLVRVRALVKQYGYPGKSLVGEPTNETVWNVIQHSDAIKQYLPLIKKAAAKGELPFRLYAQMLDRQLMRDGKAQLYGTQGMSYSHTNRATGQREGQPPFIWPIKDPAGVNERRRQAGFTTTVEQSATALGIPYRVVTLAEVAQMPKD; from the coding sequence ATGAAAGTTGTTGTGTTGCTGCTGTTGCTAATATCGGTGGCCGGCTCGGCGAGGGCCCAAACCAAGCCGAACCCGGCCCTGAAGCGCGAACTGGACAGCCTGTACGCGGCCGACCAGCGCTGGCGCCTCATGCTGTTTGACCGCCGCATCAGCCGCCGGCCCGACTCGCTGGCCACGGCCCTGGGCGTGCCCAAAGACCAGTTGCAGCCCTACATCATCGGGCAGATGCTGCGCACCGACTCGGCCAACCTGGTGCGCGTGCGCGCCCTGGTGAAGCAGTACGGCTACCCCGGCAAGTCGCTGGTGGGCGAGCCCACGAACGAAACCGTGTGGAACGTCATCCAGCATTCCGACGCCATCAAGCAATACCTGCCGCTCATCAAAAAGGCCGCGGCCAAAGGCGAATTGCCCTTTCGGCTGTATGCTCAGATGCTGGACCGCCAGCTCATGCGGGACGGCAAAGCCCAGCTCTACGGCACCCAGGGCATGAGCTACAGCCACACCAACCGCGCCACCGGCCAGCGCGAGGGCCAGCCGCCATTCATCTGGCCTATCAAAGACCCGGCGGGCGTGAACGAGCGCCGCCGCCAGGCCGGTTTCACCACCACCGTGGAGCAGAGCGCCACTGCCCTGGGCATTCCCTACCGCGTGGTGACGCTGGCCGAAGTTGCCCAAATGCCCAAAGACTAG
- a CDS encoding GNAT family N-acetyltransferase, with product MTIRWHCIAFDSFPPLILYDVLRLRSEVFVVEQNCVFQDIDRQDLDAYHLLGYSEGGELVAYARLFPAGKSYEEASIGRVIVAQPYRSFGLGRELMRQALLHSDALFGPQPNKIGAQQHLEAFYNGFGYEQCGPMYVEDGIPHIPMRRA from the coding sequence ATGACCATCCGCTGGCACTGCATCGCCTTCGATTCGTTTCCGCCCCTCATTCTCTACGACGTGCTGCGCCTCCGCTCCGAGGTGTTTGTGGTGGAGCAAAACTGTGTTTTTCAGGACATCGACCGCCAGGACCTCGACGCTTACCACTTGCTGGGCTACAGCGAAGGCGGTGAGCTGGTGGCCTACGCCCGCCTGTTTCCGGCCGGCAAGTCCTACGAGGAGGCCAGCATCGGCCGCGTCATCGTGGCGCAGCCCTACCGCAGTTTCGGCCTGGGCCGCGAGCTCATGCGCCAGGCCCTGCTGCATTCCGATGCGCTGTTTGGCCCGCAGCCCAACAAAATCGGCGCCCAGCAGCATCTGGAGGCGTTTTATAATGGCTTTGGCTACGAGCAGTGTGGACCGATGTACGTGGAAGACGGCATTCCGCACATTCCCATGCGGCGGGCGTAA